The Streptomyces sp. R28 region CCCGCCCGTCGGCCCGCCCTGCGCGATCCACTGGTCCGACGTCTGCGCCCAGTCGGCCCACCACACGCCGTACGGAGCGACCTGTTCCCTGGTCGCGCCCTCCAACTCGGCCGATCCCATGGCCTTGTCGTTGTACGACGGCACGAACGCGATGTTGCGGTACCAGCCGCCGCTCTTGCCCGCGTGCACACAGTGGCCCGCCGTCCACACCATGTTGGACTTGCCGGGGTTGGCCGGGTCCTGCACGACCGTCGCCGAACAGACCATCGTGCCCTCGGGGGAGTCGAAGAACACCTTGCCCGCCTCGGGGGCGTTGGCGTGGTACGCGGGCGCCACGGCCTGTGCGTCCACCGGCTCCGGCGTCGGGTCGGTCACGCCCTGGTCACCGGAGAGGTCGCTGTCGTCGACACCCCGGTCCGGGTCCTCGGCCTCCCGCATCCGGTCCGGGTCCCACAGGCCCTCAATGATCGGATTGATGTAGTCCTTCGCCTCGCGGAGCCAGTCGTCCTTGTCCCAGTTCTTCCAGTCGCCGCCCTTCCACTTGTCGATGTCGATCCCGTGCTCTTTGAGCTTGTCCTTGATGTCGTCCGGGATCGTGATCTTGCCTTCACCTCCGGCCGCCGCGGACGCGGTGGCCTGGGCGTCCGCATCGGCGTCGCCCGACTCGCAGGCCGTGGCGGTGAGGGCCAGCGCCGCGGCAAGCGCGACCACGGGCAGCGGGGAGGTTCTGCGGCGCGCGCTCCCTCCCCGGCGAGCGGTGAACGACGGCCGTATCGATCGCATGATCTGACTCCCCTGGGGTGACGGTGCTTGGTGCTGTGGCCGTGAACTCCCGCTGATTGCTTGCTGATCGCTTGCGGATCGGGCGTGAGGGCACAGCGCGTTGGAACGGCATCACACACTATGCGGTCGCTGCGGGGGAGCGCCGACGGAACGGCAACGGTTTCGCTACGGGCTGTCTGACCTGGCGAATCATCCAGATCGGGGGGGGTGCGTGGCGGCGGCGTGTGTGCACTGGTTCCGAACTACTCGGCGGGGGTGACCGCTCGGTAGCCGACCCCGCGCACGGTCTCGATGAGCGCGGGCATGCGGAGCTTGGCGCGCAGGGACGCGATGTGCGTTCCCAGGGTGTTCCCGGTCCCCTCCCCGCCGGCGCGCCACACTTCGCCCATGATCTGTTCTCGGGTGACGACCACGCCGGGGCGCCGTGCCAGCAGGGCCAGGAGATCGAATTCCTTGGGAGTCAGCTGGATGAACGAGTTGTCCACGCTGACCTGACGCGTGGGCAGATCGATGATCACCGAGCCGAGATACAGCACGGTCCTGACCCGCTCCACGGCGTCCGCGGAGGCGGTGCGTCGGATGACGGCGTGGATGCGTGCGAGCAGCTCTCCTGTGTCGTACGGCTTCACCACGTAGTCGGCGGCACCGAGGTTGAGGCCGTGGATGCGGGAACGTACCTCTCCGCGTGTGCTGACCATGATGATCGGGGTGGTGATGCGCTTGCGGATCTCGCCGCAGACCTCGTAGCCGTCCATGTCGGGCAACCCCAGGTCGAGGAGGACGAGGTCGAAGCCGGCATCTCTCGAAGCGAGCGCGTCCAGAGCCTCCCCGCCACTTCGTGCGTACGTGACGCGGAAGCCGTGCCGTGCAAGGACCGGGGCGAGAGTGGCGACTTGGCGGCTGTCGTCCTCGACGAGCAGCAGGTTCAAATCAGCCTCCGGTTCATCGGCCGCGGGGTCAAGAGGGGTTCTGGTAGCGCGCGGGCCCGCTGTCGCGTCAGGTACTGAGTGACGCCAGAGGTGGCTGATGCGCCTGACGCACACGGCTTCCCTCTCGGTGCCACCGCGGTGATCGCCCCTCCGTGCGGTGCACCTGAGCAGCGTTCACGCTCCCGGATCCGTCCGACGTCGTTTCCGTACAGCCCCGTGCGCGCTTCTGTGCGGGGGTGTGCGAGAGGGCGGAACTGTGTGAACTCGGCGCAAGCATATGCCGCTTGCGTTCCCTTTCTCGCGGTCGGCGGCTGCTGTTTGACTGCCGCATCGCGGGCCTGTCCTCGCGCCGGCTGGTGCAGGAGGACTGACTGGCGGAGGGCTGCCTGACACAGGGCTGCCTGACACAGGCCGCCCGACACACGACTGCCCGAAAAGGGCTGCTGACAAAGGGGAACGACGTGGATAACGGACCGTTAGTCGCGCTGGAAGGCGGACCCGAAGGGCTGCCGAGTGTGTGCAGGGTCGAGGACGCGGTGCTCGCCGATCGCGAGCGGGTGGTGATCGCGTACTGCGGTCGTAACGAGCACTTCGCACGGACAGGGGAGACCCGCCGTCTGGCGGACGGCGAGGTGCCGCTCTTCCGCTGGTCGTACGGCACGGTGATCGCCGAATGAGCGCGGGGGAGAGCGTCGCGGGCGACGTCGTGCACGTGGTCGCCGACCGTTTCGGCGGCTTCGCCGGCAACGCCGACGTGATCACACTCGGCGCGCTGCGGCGAGCGCTGGCGTCCGCGGAGTTCGCCGAGTCCAGGGGCCGGGTCCCCGCCGTGCTGGCTCCCGGCCAGGGCATCGACGCGCGACAGTGGGCGGAGCTCACGGCACAAGTCCGGCGGCGAGGACTGCCCCAGGGGCCTCACCTGACTTCCGGCCCCGCCGAACCGGCGGATCCCGCAGAGGTGTTGAAGCTTCGCCGGCCGAACGTACTGCTGTCGGAGGTACGGGAGGATGGGCCTCTGCGCTACGCCGCGGATCTGGTCGTCACCGACGGCACCGAGATGATCCTGGACCACACGGCGGAGCGTCAGCACCTGCCCGGGCTGCTGCTGATGGAGGCGTGCTGCCAGATGATCATCGCGGTGACGCGGCGGTTCCTCGTCGGCCACGGGCACGAGCACTACGCGGTCATGCAGCACTTCGACATCGACTTCCGCCGATTCGTGTTCCCGCTCTCCGCCGAACTGGTGCTGTCCATCGACGCGTACGGCGACGAATCGGCAGGTCATGACGGTCGCGGCGCACGGCATGACAGCCGCGGCACAGGACATGACGGTCGCGACACGGGACATGACGGGCGCGACGCAGGAGCCGACTGCGACCGGATGCCGTTCGAGGTGACGATCGACATCGTCCAGGGCGCGAAGACCTGCGCTCGCGCGCACTGGCGGTACCGAGCGTTTCGGCCCGCGACCGTCTTCGCCGCCGAGGCCCGGCAAGCGGCCGCGGCGCTGACCGCGGCAACCTCGCACACCCTCAGTCACGTTTCGGAGGTCATGCCATGACCCGCCACTTACCCTTCGGCATCATCGGAACCGGGGCCTACCTGCCCGCGCACACGCTCACCAACGACGAGGTCGCCGTTCACTTCGGCAAGCCCGGTCAATGGGTTCACGACAGGACGGGCATCGCCGGCCGACGTGTCGCCGCTCCGGGCGAGACGGTGACGCAGATGGCCGCGGCGGCAGCCGAAAAGGCGCTGGCCGCCGCCGGTGTCCCCGCGGACCGCGTCGCCCTCATCCTGGCGACCTCCTCCACTCCGGGCCAGTTCGCGCCCGGCATCGCCTGCGGCGTCCAGGGCGTACTCGGCGCCGTACGCGCCACCGCCATGGACGTGAACGCGGCCTGCGCCGGCTTCTCCACGGCCGCCCACACCGCACTGGCCTTCCTTTCCGGCGATCTGACCCGGGGGCCCGTTCTGGTGGTGGCCGCCGAACGGTACTCGACGCACCTGGACTACACGGACCGCCGTACCGCAGCGCTCTTCGGTGACGGCGCCGGCGCGGTGGTGATGGACGCGGTCCCCTCCTCCTACGGCTTCCTGCACTCCGCCATCGGCTCCGACGGCAGCAAGGCGGACTACGTCAGGATCGTGCTGCACGAGGGCCGTTCCCGGGATCCGTACACCGTCGTCATGGACGGACGCTCGACCCGGGCCTTCATTGAGGAACGGTTGCCCCGGACCCTGGACGAGGCCCTGGCCGCCACGGGGTTGTCGCTCGGCGACATCGACCTCATCGTCCCCCACCAGGCCAACGTCCACCTGGTCAGGCGGGTACTGACGGAAGCCGGAGCCGCCGCCGGGCAGATCTTCATGACCGGTCAGGACTACGGCAACACCGGCGCCGCATCGGTCCCCATCACCCTGGACGCGGCACACGCCGCAGGCCGGTTGCACGACGGCGCGTGCGTCCTGCTGACCTCCATCGGCGCGGGCATGACCTGGGGCACGGCCATCCTGCGCTGGCAGGGCGCCGCCCAGGCCTCGTCGGCCGGGTGAGGCCGAGGAACTCGACCGTGCGGGCCCACGATCACACGATGCGGGGCGTGGTGGCCGACGGAGCACCGTCGGAGCCCCGCTGCCCGTGCTCGCACAACTCACGGCGCCCGCCCTGCTGCTGAGGGCCTGCGTGGCGGCGACGCGTGGATTGCGCCGGGCCGGCAGTCGTCACGCGCCGGGCCGGCAGTCGGGCACGCGCTGGGCTGACGGTCGTCTCGCGCCGGGTCGGCAGCCCTCGTACCCGGCCACGCCCTCCCGCGACGCGTCGACCGCGCCGGTCGGCAGCCACCCGCGCCAGCGCCACCCCCCCTCGAATGGGGCGCACACCTCAGCCCGGCCCCGTCACCCGATGAGCCGCCGCCCCCCCCCGCCCAGGAGCCGCCGATGTCCCACTCGTCCCCGCACGACAAGCCGACCGCCCTCCAAAAGCATCTGCACGGCACGCGACTCACCCATCTCGCCGAACTCGACACGCTCCTGAACCAGCCGGAGTTCACCGGCGACGAGCCCGCCACCGCTGCCGAGCGGTACCAGCGGACGTACGACAGGCTGGGCGCCCTCGGACGGCACGAGGGCGGGGCGCTGTCGCTCGCCGGCGATCCCGCCCGGTTGCAGTCCGTGCTGGCGTGGGCCGCGGCCGCCGACCCGGCGCTGTTCCACGCCGCGGCCGTGCACTTCGGTGTGTGTACCGCGACCGTCGTGGAACTCGGCCCTCCCGGCCCGTATCTCACCGATCTGCTGGGCGAGTTGGACCGGGGACAGGCGTTCGGCACGATCCTGATCACCGAACTCGGCCGCGGCAACAGCCACCTCGCCCCGGGCACCCAGGCGCGCTTCCACCCCGGGTCCCGGTCCTTCACCCTGCACACCCCCGAGCCCGGCGCCGCGAAGATCATGGCGAACGTCGCGGCGCCCGGCGTCCCCAAGACCGCGATCGTCTACGCCGAGCTCCTCGTCGGCGATCGCCCGTGCGGTGTCTTCCCGTTCGCTGTGCGGGTGCGCACGACGGCCGGTCCGGGCCGGGGTATACGGATCCGGGCACTCCCCGGCGTACGGGCGGTACCGCTGGACTACGCCCTGGTCACCTTCGACGGCGCGCCGGTGCCGTACGACGGCTGGCTGCGCGACAGCGCGAGCATCACCGACAGCGGACGGTTCGTGGATCCGCTCGCCGATCGTGACCGGCGGCTCGTACGCTCGACGGTCTTCTCCGCTAACGCCTCGATGGGTGCGGCCGTGGGGTGCGTCTCGGCCGCCTCGGCCTGTATGACCGCGGCCCTGCGGTACGCCGGGCAGAGGGTCACCGCGGGCCGGCTCGCCCCGGGCATCGGCGTCCTCGGCTACAGCTCACAGCAGAGCGCCCTGTACTCGGCCCTGGCCCACACCTACGCGGCCGGCTTCCTGGTGGAACGCGCCAAGTCCTGGTACCTGGAGCGGACTTCCTCCCCCGATGTCACGGAAGCCACCGCCGCGCCGACCTGGGCCCCCTGGGCCTCGGTCCACCGCGGGCTCGCACTGGCCAAGGTGGCCGCCACGCGGGCCCTGGAAGAGGCGGGCTCGACCTGCCGGACGCGCAGTGGAGCGCAGGGGCTGCTCACCGGGAACCGGGTGGTGGAGTACGAGGGCCTCGCGCAGGTCTATCAGGCCGCCGCCGGGGACAACCTGCTCATCCGCATGGACGCCGGCAAGTCCCTGGCCCAGGATGCCGATCACCGGCCGCAGGCGGGGCGTACCGGCCGCGGGAGCTCGCGCGCGGACCCCGAGGACGCGGCGACGGTGCGGGAATTGGCCGCCGCCCGGGAGGCCGGTCTGCTGATCGCGCTGCGCGGGCGGCTGGCTGAACGCGACACCGGGGCCGCGACCCCGCTGGAGGTGTGGAACCCGCTGCTCGACCGGGCCGCGAGCCTTGCCGACGCCCACCTGACGAGCCTCGTGCTCGACGCGTTCGAGGAGGCCGTGCGCAGCGCCCGGGACAGCAGGACGGCCGAGCCGCTGCGCGCGCTCCAGACCCTGTACGGCCTTGACGTGCTGGAGCGGGACCTGGCCTGGCACCTGGAGTCCGGCACGCTCACCGCCGCCGACGCGGCCCGCATCCACACCGCACGGGAAGCGGCCGTAACGCGTGTGCACCGCCATGCCCCGGCCCTGGTCGAGGCACTGGCCGTCCCCCCGGCCCGCTTGCACGCACCCATGGCCGAACGGGACTACATCGCCGCCCTCGTCCCCGCGGGACCGAGAGGCGGACCGGAACCGACCCGGACGAGCACTGTCCGGCCCATCGATGAGGAGACCTCCCCGACCACCCGTACCTCCCCGACCACCCGTACCTCCCCGGCCGCTCTGTTCAGCCTCGAGAACAAGACCGCCTTCGTGACCGGCGCCTCGCGCGGCTTCGGCCGGGAGATCGCCCTGGCTTACGCGGAGGCCGGCGCCGACGTCGCGCTTCTCGCCCGCGGCACCGACGACCTGGAGAAGGTCGCGGCCGAGATCGAGACCCTGGGCCGTAACGCCCTCGTGCTGTCCTGCGACGTGTCCAACGCCGGGCAGATCGCCCGCGCGGCGAGCGACGC contains the following coding sequences:
- a CDS encoding serine protease, with translation MRSIRPSFTARRGGSARRRTSPLPVVALAAALALTATACESGDADADAQATASAAAGGEGKITIPDDIKDKLKEHGIDIDKWKGGDWKNWDKDDWLREAKDYINPIIEGLWDPDRMREAEDPDRGVDDSDLSGDQGVTDPTPEPVDAQAVAPAYHANAPEAGKVFFDSPEGTMVCSATVVQDPANPGKSNMVWTAGHCVHAGKSGGWYRNIAFVPSYNDKAMGSAELEGATREQVAPYGVWWADWAQTSDQWIAQGGPTGGDGAPYDFAVLHVKPEEGSNGKSLEEMVGSALPVDFNAPAVPEVAGLKAIGYPAAAPFDGQKLFQCQDKPGRLSINTSAPTMYRIGCTMTGGSSGGGWVTTGSDGKPALVSNTSIGPVDSGWLAGPRLGEEAKDVFDGVSEKFAGQ
- a CDS encoding response regulator transcription factor, with translation MNLLLVEDDSRQVATLAPVLARHGFRVTYARSGGEALDALASRDAGFDLVLLDLGLPDMDGYEVCGEIRKRITTPIIMVSTRGEVRSRIHGLNLGAADYVVKPYDTGELLARIHAVIRRTASADAVERVRTVLYLGSVIIDLPTRQVSVDNSFIQLTPKEFDLLALLARRPGVVVTREQIMGEVWRAGGEGTGNTLGTHIASLRAKLRMPALIETVRGVGYRAVTPAE
- a CDS encoding DUF5988 family protein, whose protein sequence is MDNGPLVALEGGPEGLPSVCRVEDAVLADRERVVIAYCGRNEHFARTGETRRLADGEVPLFRWSYGTVIAE
- a CDS encoding AfsA-related hotdog domain-containing protein; its protein translation is MSAGESVAGDVVHVVADRFGGFAGNADVITLGALRRALASAEFAESRGRVPAVLAPGQGIDARQWAELTAQVRRRGLPQGPHLTSGPAEPADPAEVLKLRRPNVLLSEVREDGPLRYAADLVVTDGTEMILDHTAERQHLPGLLLMEACCQMIIAVTRRFLVGHGHEHYAVMQHFDIDFRRFVFPLSAELVLSIDAYGDESAGHDGRGARHDSRGTGHDGRDTGHDGRDAGADCDRMPFEVTIDIVQGAKTCARAHWRYRAFRPATVFAAEARQAAAALTAATSHTLSHVSEVMP
- a CDS encoding 3-oxoacyl-ACP synthase III family protein yields the protein MTRHLPFGIIGTGAYLPAHTLTNDEVAVHFGKPGQWVHDRTGIAGRRVAAPGETVTQMAAAAAEKALAAAGVPADRVALILATSSTPGQFAPGIACGVQGVLGAVRATAMDVNAACAGFSTAAHTALAFLSGDLTRGPVLVVAAERYSTHLDYTDRRTAALFGDGAGAVVMDAVPSSYGFLHSAIGSDGSKADYVRIVLHEGRSRDPYTVVMDGRSTRAFIEERLPRTLDEALAATGLSLGDIDLIVPHQANVHLVRRVLTEAGAAAGQIFMTGQDYGNTGAASVPITLDAAHAAGRLHDGACVLLTSIGAGMTWGTAILRWQGAAQASSAG
- a CDS encoding glucose 1-dehydrogenase gives rise to the protein MSHSSPHDKPTALQKHLHGTRLTHLAELDTLLNQPEFTGDEPATAAERYQRTYDRLGALGRHEGGALSLAGDPARLQSVLAWAAAADPALFHAAAVHFGVCTATVVELGPPGPYLTDLLGELDRGQAFGTILITELGRGNSHLAPGTQARFHPGSRSFTLHTPEPGAAKIMANVAAPGVPKTAIVYAELLVGDRPCGVFPFAVRVRTTAGPGRGIRIRALPGVRAVPLDYALVTFDGAPVPYDGWLRDSASITDSGRFVDPLADRDRRLVRSTVFSANASMGAAVGCVSAASACMTAALRYAGQRVTAGRLAPGIGVLGYSSQQSALYSALAHTYAAGFLVERAKSWYLERTSSPDVTEATAAPTWAPWASVHRGLALAKVAATRALEEAGSTCRTRSGAQGLLTGNRVVEYEGLAQVYQAAAGDNLLIRMDAGKSLAQDADHRPQAGRTGRGSSRADPEDAATVRELAAAREAGLLIALRGRLAERDTGAATPLEVWNPLLDRAASLADAHLTSLVLDAFEEAVRSARDSRTAEPLRALQTLYGLDVLERDLAWHLESGTLTAADAARIHTAREAAVTRVHRHAPALVEALAVPPARLHAPMAERDYIAALVPAGPRGGPEPTRTSTVRPIDEETSPTTRTSPTTRTSPAALFSLENKTAFVTGASRGFGREIALAYAEAGADVALLARGTDDLEKVAAEIETLGRNALVLSCDVSNAGQIARAASDALAEFGHVDIVVNNAATVDCAGPFLDLTFQDWVHTSRVNLESMLHVCYALGPQLIRQGSGSLINVASIAGTSGFPFLSFYGATKAAMISFTRSLAAEWARSGVRVNALTPGWHATELTSKFLDDPDISEGIVRQIPTGRWGEPDEIVGAAVYLASDASKNTTGSCLTVDGGQTAFTGGSAMTDMLKLGRVSST